Sequence from the Pseudomonadota bacterium genome:
GATATGTAGAGGAAGAGACATACTTTGAGCATATTCTTGTAAAAATCTTAAAAGTTTTTTGCGTTGAGGAGAAGAAGCCATTGGGATAAAATCAACGACAATGGTTCCACTTAAGTTTTTTAGTCTTATTTCTTCAAGAATTTTTTTCCCGGCTTCTATATTAAGTTGAAAGAGCGTTCTGTTTTTATATGAAGAATTTTGAGAAGAAGAATTGACATCAAAGACCCAAAATGCGGACGTCTTTTCAAGAATTAAGTTTCCGGAAGTAAAGGGAATGATCCTTTCTTTTTGAGCATCCCACCTTTCTTGAAGATTATAGGCTTCAAAAAGAGGTCCTTTTGTATGAGGAAGGTGTGATTCAAGCGAAATAAAAGAAGAAAGATAAGAATTTTCCAAGAAGGTTTTAAGAGAAAGAAAGAGGGCGGCATCATCAACAATAATTTTTTTTAAAGTCTCGATATTTTGAAGAATATATCTAAACAAATACTCTTTTTCGGACAAAAGGAGGCCAGGTTTTTTAAGAGTTTTATTTTTTTCTTGAACCTGATTCCATAGATTTTTTAAGCATGAAAGATCTAATATAAGGGTTTCAAAAGTAATGTTACGTGCAAGAGGTTTTAAAATAAGACCTTCGTTTTCAGAGAGATTTTCTGAAATTTTGAAAAGAACCTCTTGTGAAAAATCTTTTTCTGAAATCATTTTAGAAAATCTTAACCCTGGCGTATTGGGTTGAAAGATACAAAAAGCAGAAGAAAAGGAAAGATTTAATGTCAAACGTACATTCTTTTCTTTTTCCAATTGTTCTTCCAACAATAAAGTTTTTTTAATTTTATCTCGGCTGACTTGCACAACAAGAGAGGCTCCTTTT
This genomic interval carries:
- a CDS encoding ribonuclease E/G — encoded protein: MNTLLLVSRSSDQLNLALLEEQKQAPLEFRISYASQIGHIYKGSVLDIHKNLGLAFIDIGEKTPGLLPLSLSFWKKPFFSKGASLVVQVSRDKIKKTLLLEEQLEKEKNVRLTLNLSFSSAFCIFQPNTPGLRFSKMISEKDFSQEVLFKISENLSENEGLILKPLARNITFETLILDLSCLKNLWNQVQEKNKTLKKPGLLLSEKEYLFRYILQNIETLKKIIVDDAALFLSLKTFLENSYLSSFISLESHLPHTKGPLFEAYNLQERWDAQKERIIPFTSGNLILEKTSAFWVFDVNSSSQNSSYKNRTLFQLNIEAGKKILEEIRLKNLSGTIVVDFIPMASSPQRKKLLRFLQEYAQSMSLPLHIHHISPLGLCEMTRPKIETSLLEQFS